Proteins encoded within one genomic window of Synechococcus sp. PCC 7335:
- a CDS encoding glycogen-debranching protein translates to MTVEVWPGKSHPLGATWMETGTNFALFSENATKVILCLFDESGQETQVSLPKVTNYIWHGFIPGIGPGQRYGFRVEGPYQPKLGHRFNVNKLLIDPYAKALTGDIRFGPELFSFPMDDFANLDRDLDFSLTDSSSAMPKSVVADDSFDWQGDQHPDIPWDQTIIYEVHVRGFTKQHDKIPPHLRGTYAGMAHPEAIAHLKDLGITAVELLPVHHYNVYPGHLVTTGLHNYWGYDSLGYFAPHAGYSAKPGQQVREFKAMVKALHEANIEVILDVVYNHTGEGNHLGPTFSLRGIDNAAYYRLVETAPRYYMDFTGCGNSLNVRHPQVLKLIMDSLRYWVQEMHVDGFRFDLASALAR, encoded by the coding sequence ATGACAGTAGAAGTTTGGCCAGGGAAGTCCCATCCTTTAGGCGCCACGTGGATGGAAACAGGTACAAATTTCGCGCTGTTTTCTGAGAATGCCACCAAGGTAATTCTATGTTTGTTTGATGAATCTGGGCAAGAGACGCAGGTTTCCCTGCCGAAGGTGACCAATTATATTTGGCACGGTTTCATTCCAGGAATAGGTCCCGGTCAGCGGTACGGATTTCGAGTAGAAGGTCCCTATCAGCCCAAGCTCGGCCATCGGTTTAACGTTAACAAACTGCTGATCGATCCTTATGCAAAGGCGCTGACAGGCGATATTCGCTTTGGTCCTGAGCTATTTAGCTTTCCAATGGACGATTTTGCAAATCTAGATCGCGATTTAGATTTCTCCCTGACCGATAGCAGTTCGGCCATGCCAAAATCCGTAGTAGCTGATGATAGCTTCGATTGGCAAGGTGACCAACATCCAGATATTCCTTGGGATCAAACCATTATCTATGAAGTTCACGTTCGGGGCTTTACTAAACAGCACGATAAAATTCCGCCCCACCTAAGAGGCACCTATGCTGGGATGGCCCATCCAGAGGCGATCGCCCATCTTAAAGACCTCGGAATCACCGCTGTTGAACTACTGCCTGTCCATCACTACAACGTCTATCCAGGTCATCTGGTCACAACCGGTCTGCACAACTATTGGGGTTATGACTCACTCGGATATTTTGCCCCGCACGCCGGCTACAGTGCTAAACCTGGGCAGCAGGTACGTGAGTTCAAAGCCATGGTGAAGGCGCTGCATGAAGCTAATATCGAAGTCATTCTTGATGTGGTTTATAACCACACCGGAGAAGGGAACCATCTGGGGCCTACGTTCTCTTTGCGCGGTATTGATAACGCTGCCTATTACCGTTTGGTAGAAACAGCGCCGCGGTATTACATGGACTTCACTGGCTGTGGTAATTCTTTGAACGTGCGTCATCCTCAAGTGCTAAAGCTAATTATGGACAGCTTGCGCTATTGGGTTCAGGAGATGCATGTAGACGGCTTCCGCTTTGACCTTGCCTCTGCTCTAGCACGCGA
- the pip gene encoding prolyl aminopeptidase, translated as MRQLYPPIEPYFRGMLPVSSLHTLYYEEVGNPNGKPVVFLHGGPGGGIVSLYRQFFDPAKWRIILFDQRGCGQSTPHAELTENTTWDLVADIERLRSHLSISTWTVFGGSWGSTLALTYAQTHPDRCDGLILRGIFMLRPKEIQWFYQSGASNIFPDAWEGYLAPIPPEERSDLVTAYYDRLTSEDATTRETAARAWSIWEASTSKLIPDTDLIERFGEGSFADAFARIECHYFINGGFFDNPNYLLDNIDAIRHIPTVIVQGRYDVVCPMTSAWELHRLWPESELIIVNEAGHSATEPGITSALVEASDRFAKQGSQPE; from the coding sequence ATGCGTCAGCTATACCCGCCCATCGAGCCTTATTTTCGTGGGATGCTGCCGGTTTCGTCTCTACATACGCTCTATTACGAAGAAGTAGGCAATCCCAATGGCAAGCCTGTGGTTTTCTTGCATGGCGGACCGGGCGGCGGCATTGTCTCGCTATATCGACAGTTTTTTGATCCGGCCAAGTGGCGAATTATCTTGTTCGACCAACGTGGCTGTGGCCAAAGTACGCCGCATGCAGAACTGACTGAAAACACAACCTGGGATCTAGTAGCAGATATTGAAAGGCTGCGATCGCACCTTTCTATCTCAACATGGACTGTTTTTGGAGGTAGCTGGGGCAGCACCTTAGCGCTTACCTACGCACAAACGCATCCAGATAGATGCGATGGTCTGATTCTGCGCGGCATCTTTATGCTTCGGCCCAAGGAAATTCAGTGGTTCTATCAATCTGGTGCTAGCAATATTTTTCCAGATGCTTGGGAAGGCTATCTTGCGCCTATCCCACCAGAAGAACGCAGCGATTTGGTCACAGCCTACTACGATCGGCTCACCAGTGAGGACGCTACTACTCGAGAAACAGCCGCCAGAGCCTGGTCTATTTGGGAAGCCAGCACTAGCAAACTGATCCCTGATACCGATCTAATTGAACGCTTTGGCGAAGGCAGCTTTGCCGATGCTTTTGCCAGAATCGAATGCCACTACTTCATTAACGGTGGTTTCTTTGATAATCCTAATTACCTACTTGATAACATCGACGCCATCCGGCATATTCCTACCGTTATTGTCCAAGGTCGCTACGATGTGGTTTGTCCAATGACTTCTGCTTGGGAACTCCATCGCCTTTGGCCAGAATCTGAGCTGATCATTGTCAATGAGGCTGGACATTCTGCAACTGAACCTGGGATTACGAGTGCGCTCGTAGAAGCTAGCGATCGCTTTGCTAAACAGGGCAGTCAACCGGAATAA
- the chrA gene encoding chromate efflux transporter, which translates to MEQQPETIAYSSLPPEQQQSRLRELASVFFRLGVVAFGGPAAHVAMMDDEVVKRRRWMSRDQLLDLIGVTNLLPGPNSTELAIHIGYERARWRGLFVAGGSFIFPAMVMVWVLAALYVRYQTVPQVGWLLYGIKPVIIAVVLQALWKLGKKAAKDLPTTAVGLGAIALYFTGMNEILLLLLSGLVVMLVKNYQNRNVGVGAILLPFSGLLAQVGRTAATAVSIGWGGVFLFFLKVGCVLYGSGYVLLAFLQRDLVEKQWLTSQQLLDAIAIGQITPGPVFTTATFVGYLLAGNAGAIAGTIGIFLPAFLLVGLVNPWVPKIRRSPWASGFLDGVNAGSLGLMAGVTYTLAQAAFVDWLTVGLALLSAVLVLRFKINSAWLVLAGGGIGLCLHLSGLV; encoded by the coding sequence ATGGAACAGCAGCCAGAGACGATTGCCTATTCATCGCTGCCGCCTGAACAACAGCAAAGTCGACTTCGTGAGCTAGCAAGCGTGTTTTTCCGACTAGGCGTAGTTGCCTTTGGAGGACCGGCTGCCCATGTTGCCATGATGGATGATGAGGTAGTCAAAAGGCGGCGGTGGATGAGTCGCGACCAGCTACTCGATCTAATTGGCGTTACGAACCTTTTGCCTGGGCCAAATTCTACTGAGCTAGCGATTCATATCGGCTATGAGCGCGCCCGATGGCGAGGGCTGTTTGTCGCTGGAGGAAGCTTCATCTTTCCAGCGATGGTGATGGTGTGGGTACTAGCAGCACTGTATGTGCGCTATCAAACAGTGCCACAGGTAGGCTGGTTGCTGTATGGGATCAAACCTGTGATTATTGCGGTGGTACTTCAGGCGCTATGGAAGCTAGGTAAGAAAGCAGCTAAAGATCTACCAACGACGGCAGTAGGGTTGGGTGCAATTGCTCTTTACTTTACAGGTATGAACGAAATCCTGTTGCTTTTACTGTCAGGATTAGTCGTGATGCTAGTCAAAAATTACCAGAACAGAAATGTTGGGGTTGGCGCAATCTTGTTGCCATTTTCAGGATTATTAGCTCAAGTAGGAAGGACCGCTGCAACCGCTGTCTCTATCGGCTGGGGAGGTGTCTTCTTATTCTTTCTAAAAGTCGGCTGTGTGCTATATGGTAGCGGTTATGTGTTGCTAGCTTTTCTTCAAAGAGATTTAGTAGAGAAACAATGGTTAACTTCGCAACAACTTTTAGACGCGATCGCTATCGGCCAAATCACTCCCGGCCCAGTGTTTACCACAGCTACGTTTGTGGGCTATCTCCTAGCAGGCAACGCCGGGGCGATCGCTGGCACAATTGGTATCTTCCTTCCGGCCTTTTTGCTGGTAGGTTTAGTCAATCCCTGGGTCCCTAAGATCCGCCGGTCACCGTGGGCTAGCGGTTTCCTAGACGGTGTTAATGCTGGGTCTTTAGGACTTATGGCCGGAGTCACCTATACCTTAGCCCAAGCAGCGTTCGTAGATTGGTTGACAGTTGGTTTAGCGCTGTTAAGCGCTGTATTGGTGCTTCGCTTCAAGATAAACTCGGCTTGGTTAGTTCTAGCGGGCGGCGGAATCGGTCTCTGCCTACATCTGAGTGGATTAGTATAG
- a CDS encoding YsnF/AvaK domain-containing protein — protein MPGPLNDDDRIPVMRSVEESIPVEAAVEPGVDSSRDIATEPQSKDSVVSNPSMSISDGRAAGVRPSSIELYEEQLVAQTRRVKTGEVKISKRIVTTDASADVPVTKEKIIIEIESVYGGETRIDIGEAETAEDGSVRMGIYEEQALSCRRIVPYQNVSLRKEIVTDTVRAQEILRREEIDITTEGSPNIEERQC, from the coding sequence ATGCCTGGTCCTTTGAACGATGATGATCGTATTCCTGTAATGAGATCAGTAGAAGAATCAATTCCTGTTGAAGCAGCTGTCGAACCAGGAGTTGATTCTTCTAGAGACATAGCTACAGAACCACAGAGTAAAGATTCTGTTGTGTCGAACCCTTCTATGTCTATAAGCGATGGTCGCGCTGCTGGGGTAAGACCATCGTCTATCGAACTATATGAAGAGCAGCTTGTAGCTCAAACTCGCAGAGTGAAAACCGGCGAGGTGAAGATATCCAAACGCATCGTGACAACTGACGCCAGCGCGGATGTGCCTGTCACCAAAGAGAAAATCATCATCGAGATTGAATCGGTATATGGTGGAGAAACAAGAATAGATATAGGGGAAGCTGAAACTGCTGAAGACGGCTCTGTTCGCATGGGTATCTATGAAGAGCAAGCACTATCTTGCCGTCGAATTGTGCCCTATCAGAATGTATCTTTGAGAAAGGAGATTGTGACTGATACCGTTAGAGCGCAAGAGATACTACGAAGAGAAGAAATAGACATCACAACAGAAGGTAGCCCCAATATAGAAGAAAGACAGTGTTGA
- a CDS encoding DUF2382 domain-containing protein, with the protein MALVSLKNTYPDYKNTFSDNSLSHLDDYTVYADGDDKVGSVEDGLFDDTTGQFRYLIVDTGFWFFGKKVLLPIGRAKFDNAQKRVYVAGLSKGQVENLPEYNESTTVDYDYEENVRGIYRENAASQSAPVGAAGVASTAGTYTRDNYTYDRDPDLYAVDNTDTNQPIRLYEERLIADKNVVKTGDVVVGKRVEAETAKVSVPIEKERVVVERTTPTTTTAGTTAHDFAEGEVARVEVFEEQADIRKEAVVREEVSVRKEREQEVVSEEATIRREELDVDAGSSTVIDR; encoded by the coding sequence ATGGCATTAGTAAGCCTAAAGAACACTTATCCAGACTATAAGAATACTTTTAGTGACAATAGCCTTAGCCACCTAGACGACTATACCGTCTACGCAGACGGCGACGACAAAGTTGGCTCTGTAGAAGATGGCTTGTTCGATGATACTACCGGCCAGTTTCGCTACCTAATTGTGGATACAGGCTTTTGGTTCTTCGGTAAGAAAGTTTTGCTCCCAATCGGTCGTGCTAAGTTTGATAATGCTCAAAAACGAGTGTATGTAGCAGGACTGAGTAAGGGTCAGGTAGAGAATCTACCTGAATATAATGAGAGCACAACCGTAGACTATGACTACGAGGAAAATGTACGCGGCATCTATAGAGAGAACGCAGCTAGTCAGAGTGCTCCGGTCGGTGCTGCTGGCGTAGCGAGTACTGCTGGTACTTACACCCGCGATAACTACACATACGATAGAGACCCTGACCTATACGCAGTAGATAATACGGATACGAATCAGCCCATCCGCCTTTATGAAGAGCGTTTGATTGCTGATAAGAATGTCGTCAAAACCGGTGACGTCGTTGTAGGCAAGCGGGTTGAGGCTGAGACAGCGAAAGTATCTGTTCCGATTGAGAAAGAGAGAGTTGTGGTCGAGCGAACCACACCTACTACAACCACCGCTGGAACTACTGCACACGATTTTGCTGAAGGTGAAGTTGCCCGCGTAGAAGTATTTGAGGAGCAAGCAGATATTCGTAAAGAAGCTGTGGTTCGTGAAGAGGTTTCAGTTAGAAAAGAGCGCGAGCAAGAAGTTGTTAGCGAAGAAGCTACTATCCGCCGAGAAGAGTTGGATGTAGATGCTGGCAGTTCGACGGTAATTGATCGATAG
- a CDS encoding mechanosensitive ion channel family protein, whose product MIDLFRKPLIRMLIAQSTPGSAQNSTQDSAREAADQTRELISKITGPKILQALIIIVVCYLTIKGVDALVIWLSEQVARHNRLRIKQFQPFVRTTVMTITVILLMNLFLNLSRENVLAVTGTVAVALGFAFKDYASSIIAGIVGLFEAPYRVGDRVAIADEYGEVVSYGLRGIRLQTPSDNIVTIPHSHIWTNPVSNANMGELEAQVVTEFYLDHEVNPEQVENILYRIAYTSKYTHLKLPITVVMSEHSWGSLYKLRSYPLDARDEFAYKTDLTVRAKKEFTRHGLSYPKRFDLLEDDQQRRKSES is encoded by the coding sequence ATGATTGATCTATTTAGAAAGCCCTTGATAAGGATGCTGATAGCACAATCAACCCCGGGGTCGGCACAAAACTCAACTCAAGACTCCGCTAGAGAGGCAGCCGATCAAACTAGAGAGTTGATTAGCAAAATTACTGGGCCAAAGATTCTTCAGGCGCTGATTATTATTGTTGTTTGCTATCTGACTATTAAAGGCGTAGACGCTTTGGTAATCTGGCTATCAGAGCAAGTAGCTAGGCACAATCGCTTACGGATAAAACAGTTTCAGCCGTTTGTACGAACGACTGTCATGACGATAACTGTCATTCTATTGATGAATCTGTTTTTAAACCTTTCGAGAGAGAACGTACTAGCAGTGACTGGTACCGTTGCGGTTGCTCTAGGGTTTGCCTTTAAAGATTATGCTAGCTCGATTATTGCAGGCATCGTTGGGTTGTTTGAAGCGCCATATCGGGTTGGAGATAGGGTGGCGATCGCAGATGAGTACGGCGAGGTTGTTAGCTACGGATTGAGGGGTATTCGCTTGCAGACTCCCTCCGATAATATCGTGACTATTCCACACAGCCACATTTGGACTAACCCTGTCTCTAATGCCAACATGGGCGAACTAGAGGCGCAGGTTGTCACGGAGTTTTATTTAGACCACGAAGTAAACCCTGAGCAAGTTGAGAACATCTTGTATCGGATTGCCTATACCAGTAAATATACGCATCTGAAGCTACCTATTACAGTTGTAATGTCTGAACATAGCTGGGGGAGTTTGTACAAACTGCGCTCCTATCCCCTAGATGCTAGAGATGAATTTGCCTATAAGACAGATCTAACAGTAAGGGCCAAGAAAGAATTTACTAGGCACGGCCTATCTTATCCAAAGCGGTTTGATCTACTAGAGGACGATCAACAGCGAAGAAAAAGTGAGAGCTGA
- a CDS encoding helix-turn-helix domain-containing protein yields the protein MAKQASKFRDWLLDKRFFRVGWFAKDTHLAPEPEEALANLPDEVASALIDAANDLSAHPSATQAILDPLNSAIAQWMENPNSANNSIVFLAQPVLPVSLILGESLSRLDIENKQITFKLLDWVKRPPHGANIRRRLEKEIGPVAPKSDEMERPSAKQLTVIPNLCWCFLRSVQGLDGIDYMQDTVMNDSSQFMVLGCGQIGWEYLKSTLKFHAYCDQVLHLPSLSGEQLQEWLDPIISQFDIHFSDAALHKRLGNPNQLKDVSFSIDKPVETLSEIAQEATATVKSSVRFVKEAIDHDSDTQSASPKLEYFNRLANISDGISIVALQLFIRSLRYEKDTDYPTGSDTGSCMDSGSNKGLSRGLKKGHVNKQGTLEKSSQKPNQKPNQGSTQPVKIVAQLPKLPPLPELSQSDLYLLYALMLHGDLTIDALAESLGDSPQVVNNQVQVLRNEGVIEQKNGVIKTNPIHYPRLKRELANNNFIIMTS from the coding sequence ATGGCCAAACAAGCCTCCAAATTCAGAGATTGGCTACTCGACAAACGTTTCTTTCGAGTAGGTTGGTTTGCTAAGGATACTCATCTTGCGCCAGAGCCAGAAGAAGCCCTCGCTAATCTACCAGATGAGGTCGCTAGTGCGCTGATAGATGCAGCAAATGATCTATCAGCTCATCCTTCTGCAACACAGGCTATATTAGATCCTTTAAATAGCGCGATCGCACAATGGATGGAAAATCCCAATAGCGCTAATAACTCTATAGTTTTTCTAGCTCAGCCTGTCTTGCCAGTTTCTTTGATCCTAGGGGAAAGTCTTTCTAGGTTGGATATTGAGAACAAGCAGATAACTTTTAAACTACTAGATTGGGTGAAGCGTCCGCCACATGGCGCAAACATTCGAAGAAGACTAGAGAAAGAAATCGGTCCGGTCGCACCGAAGTCTGATGAAATGGAGCGGCCTAGTGCGAAGCAGCTCACTGTTATTCCTAATCTTTGTTGGTGCTTTTTACGAAGTGTCCAAGGTCTAGATGGTATTGACTATATGCAAGATACGGTAATGAACGACTCAAGTCAGTTCATGGTGCTAGGCTGCGGACAAATTGGCTGGGAGTATTTAAAGTCTACCCTCAAATTTCATGCCTACTGCGACCAAGTGTTGCACCTACCCAGTCTATCTGGAGAACAGCTTCAGGAATGGCTAGATCCTATTATCAGTCAGTTTGATATTCACTTCAGTGATGCAGCCCTACACAAACGTCTAGGAAATCCAAACCAGCTGAAAGATGTTAGTTTTTCTATTGACAAGCCAGTTGAAACACTTTCAGAGATTGCTCAAGAGGCAACAGCAACAGTAAAGTCTTCCGTACGTTTTGTCAAAGAGGCGATTGATCACGACAGTGATACGCAGAGCGCTAGCCCAAAACTTGAGTATTTCAACCGTCTAGCTAATATCTCAGATGGGATAAGCATCGTAGCACTGCAGCTATTCATCAGGTCACTACGCTACGAAAAAGATACTGACTATCCCACGGGTAGCGATACCGGTAGTTGCATGGACAGCGGTTCAAATAAAGGGCTAAGTCGGGGGTTGAAAAAGGGCCATGTGAATAAGCAAGGCACTCTGGAGAAGTCTAGTCAGAAGCCCAATCAGAAGCCCAATCAAGGCAGTACCCAACCTGTCAAAATTGTTGCTCAGCTACCAAAACTACCGCCTCTCCCGGAGCTTAGTCAAAGCGATTTATATCTGCTGTATGCACTGATGCTTCATGGCGACCTTACCATTGATGCATTAGCAGAAAGTCTAGGAGACTCTCCCCAAGTTGTTAACAATCAGGTTCAAGTTCTGCGCAACGAGGGTGTTATTGAACAGAAGAACGGCGTGATTAAAACTAACCCAATTCACTACCCAAGACTAAAAAGAGAGCTAGCGAACAACAATTTCATCATTATGACATCATGA
- a CDS encoding mechanosensitive ion channel family protein: MENSISLSAATEKLSSMIQGAIALLPNIVIGIVIFILFWILGRFVRSFIRRQTKHRDTRNVGLVFGRLIQGGLVILGFLIAATIIFPSFNPADALAALGIGGVAIGFAFKDILQNFLAGILILLTEPFKLNDQIIFNGYEGTVEHIQTRATTIRTYDGRRVVIPNAELFTNAVIVNTAYDRRRLEYDIGIGYGDDIAQAKKIILRTLSSRNEVIKDPAPEALVVALADSTINIRARWWIEPPRQADMVASRDWVLENVCNELVAAGIDLPFPTQQVLFHDQTEETDGNRAKQREGWPVQPEGDSPRALNLSRSVLTMVKRQREQTENGQ; encoded by the coding sequence GTGGAAAATAGTATTTCACTTTCAGCAGCAACGGAAAAGCTCTCAAGTATGATTCAAGGGGCGATCGCACTGCTTCCAAATATTGTTATCGGCATTGTCATCTTTATCCTTTTTTGGATTCTAGGTAGATTTGTTCGATCTTTTATTCGACGGCAAACCAAACATCGAGACACGCGCAACGTTGGTCTAGTTTTTGGTCGTTTGATTCAAGGGGGGCTGGTTATTCTAGGTTTCCTAATTGCGGCTACTATCATTTTTCCTAGCTTTAATCCTGCTGACGCTCTAGCAGCTTTGGGTATTGGCGGTGTTGCTATTGGCTTTGCCTTTAAAGATATTCTACAGAACTTCCTAGCGGGTATATTAATTCTGCTAACAGAACCTTTCAAGCTAAACGATCAAATTATCTTTAATGGCTACGAAGGAACTGTAGAACACATTCAGACAAGAGCAACGACTATTCGCACTTATGATGGTCGCCGGGTAGTGATTCCTAATGCAGAACTTTTTACTAACGCAGTCATCGTCAATACTGCTTATGATCGTAGACGATTAGAATACGATATCGGAATTGGCTATGGCGATGATATCGCCCAAGCGAAGAAAATCATCCTTAGAACCCTCAGTAGCCGCAATGAAGTCATCAAAGATCCCGCACCAGAAGCACTAGTTGTCGCGCTAGCAGATAGCACAATTAACATCCGAGCTCGCTGGTGGATTGAACCGCCGAGACAGGCTGACATGGTAGCATCAAGAGATTGGGTTCTAGAAAATGTATGTAACGAGTTGGTTGCTGCTGGAATAGATCTACCCTTTCCCACTCAACAGGTTCTCTTCCATGATCAGACCGAGGAAACTGACGGGAATAGAGCCAAGCAACGAGAAGGGTGGCCTGTTCAGCCAGAAGGAGACTCGCCTAGAGCACTCAATCTTTCTCGCTCTGTGCTAACAATGGTCAAAAGACAGCGCGAGCAAACAGAAAACGGTCAATAG
- a CDS encoding CsbD family protein: protein MVVLDQRLNALRQWFFRAACLVMVTIAIFGSSVASAYAVGSQAAADVVNERAAAELDRVAGAGASDQVEGAVDSAVGTIKRGVGATKDSLDMDSAANKIDGATDQLEGKVKRDIGRTKGAAADAADDVEDATGGVVESIKDFFN from the coding sequence ATGGTTGTTCTTGACCAACGTTTGAATGCGCTAAGGCAGTGGTTTTTTCGCGCAGCCTGTCTGGTGATGGTGACTATTGCGATCTTTGGCAGTTCCGTAGCATCTGCGTATGCAGTTGGCTCACAAGCGGCAGCTGATGTCGTCAACGAGCGGGCTGCTGCTGAGCTAGATAGGGTTGCTGGTGCTGGTGCTAGTGACCAAGTTGAAGGAGCTGTTGATAGTGCAGTTGGTACAATCAAGCGTGGTGTCGGTGCAACCAAAGACTCTTTAGATATGGACAGCGCTGCTAATAAGATAGACGGAGCGACTGACCAACTAGAGGGCAAGGTAAAGCGCGACATTGGCCGGACCAAAGGTGCTGCTGCTGACGCTGCTGACGACGTCGAAGACGCTACTGGTGGCGTAGTTGAATCTATTAAGGACTTCTTTAATTAG
- a CDS encoding DUF2294 domain-containing protein, which yields METTEQRMESTEQRTVGQIERELSQKIQALYKKHLGQQPSKVSCQLFSRKLVVVLEDSVTQPEKLLFEEGQLELAEKVRTDLNEAMQPQIKTLVEEILGVDVLDLLCDAAIETGRIGIIVVLSDAPKVRNPEAIPKLKK from the coding sequence ATGGAAACAACTGAGCAGCGGATGGAGTCAACTGAGCAGCGAACTGTTGGACAAATCGAACGGGAGCTTTCACAAAAGATACAGGCGCTTTACAAAAAGCATCTGGGTCAACAACCCAGTAAAGTGTCATGTCAACTATTTAGTCGAAAGCTTGTCGTTGTTCTAGAAGATTCGGTGACTCAGCCAGAGAAGCTACTTTTCGAAGAAGGGCAGTTAGAACTAGCGGAGAAAGTTCGTACGGATTTAAACGAGGCGATGCAGCCTCAGATCAAGACATTAGTTGAAGAAATACTAGGCGTTGACGTTCTAGACCTACTGTGCGACGCAGCCATCGAAACAGGCAGAATTGGTATTATCGTTGTCCTATCAGACGCACCGAAAGTCCGTAATCCAGAAGCTATTCCTAAGCTAAAGAAGTAA
- a CDS encoding DUF2267 domain-containing protein: MAIELKEDLAYILLKKMSDRPDSSEPLPLSLTAADFVGRNTDRTEILAHLDYMNQKGYIKADFSGDAYADSGPNPLPDNVELQSVELTPSGQDLFKRMSENPPEGLQSGPSTPIATKDMDFLKKVMLKGHISDIYDARDLTEIVFRTMRDLMTTEAAGNVASELHTSAVDTDKKAAQEEVADLWKDSNPLVRFLSQIRPKLKFDDKTFFFRIEKEGGLPKTTGPQTVVKAVFSATKEELSNERVAEIAEFMPGEVRTLWEEA; the protein is encoded by the coding sequence ATGGCAATAGAGTTAAAAGAGGATCTTGCATACATCTTGCTGAAGAAGATGAGCGATCGCCCAGACTCGTCTGAGCCGCTTCCCTTGAGCTTGACAGCAGCAGATTTTGTCGGCCGCAATACCGACAGAACTGAGATTCTGGCGCACCTTGACTACATGAACCAGAAAGGGTACATCAAGGCAGACTTCTCCGGAGATGCTTACGCCGACTCAGGTCCTAACCCACTGCCAGATAATGTAGAGCTTCAGTCTGTTGAGCTTACACCCAGTGGCCAGGACCTGTTTAAAAGGATGAGCGAGAATCCTCCTGAAGGCCTGCAGTCAGGGCCAAGTACGCCGATTGCGACTAAAGATATGGACTTTTTGAAGAAGGTCATGCTCAAAGGCCATATCTCTGATATCTACGATGCCAGAGACCTTACAGAGATAGTCTTTCGCACCATGCGAGACCTAATGACCACAGAAGCTGCAGGCAATGTCGCTAGCGAACTGCACACATCCGCGGTCGATACTGACAAGAAAGCAGCTCAAGAAGAGGTTGCTGATTTGTGGAAAGACTCTAATCCGTTGGTTCGGTTCCTGAGTCAGATTCGACCTAAGCTGAAGTTTGATGATAAGACCTTCTTTTTTAGAATCGAGAAAGAAGGAGGGTTGCCAAAAACCACTGGTCCACAAACAGTCGTCAAGGCAGTCTTTAGCGCCACTAAAGAAGAACTTTCTAACGAGCGAGTTGCTGAGATAGCAGAGTTCATGCCGGGTGAAGTTCGTACATTATGGGAGGAAGCATAA
- a CDS encoding mechanosensitive ion channel family protein encodes MDMLLEEIRSKLVDIAAQAIVVFPQIILAVIILLLTRTVANLVRRGMHRVASRTLKSLSLQSLLVQTSFAATWTAGILFACIIAFPDLGFGDLIALLGLGSVAIGFAFQDIFKNFLSGVLLLLQEPFSIGDQIIVDSFEGTVEEIALRSTQIRTYQGELVVVPNSIVFTSPVQVMTGRPSRRTDLAIGVDYNTPLSHAVRTLTEAARSVEEVTSNPAVEVDIVGFGDSSIDMVVRYWTRSDQASVRRLKTQMMLVLKKACDQADINIPYPIRTIYHFDQEKYSDNARIEDANGRSQTPTHK; translated from the coding sequence ATGGATATGTTGCTCGAAGAAATCCGAAGTAAGCTGGTTGATATAGCGGCGCAGGCGATCGTTGTCTTTCCTCAGATTATTTTGGCAGTGATTATTCTGCTGCTCACCCGAACGGTAGCTAATCTGGTTCGCCGAGGCATGCACAGAGTAGCCTCGAGAACGCTCAAGAGTCTTTCCCTACAGTCTTTGCTTGTTCAGACCAGCTTCGCGGCAACGTGGACTGCTGGTATTCTGTTTGCCTGTATTATCGCTTTTCCTGATCTTGGGTTTGGTGATTTAATTGCTCTGTTAGGACTAGGCTCAGTTGCCATAGGTTTTGCTTTTCAAGACATCTTCAAAAACTTTTTATCTGGCGTTTTACTGCTACTCCAAGAGCCTTTCTCAATAGGAGATCAAATTATCGTCGATAGCTTTGAAGGCACTGTCGAAGAAATTGCGCTGCGCTCCACACAGATCAGAACCTATCAGGGTGAGCTAGTTGTGGTGCCCAATTCTATTGTCTTTACTAGTCCGGTACAGGTGATGACAGGTAGGCCAAGCAGGCGGACCGATCTAGCAATTGGCGTAGACTACAATACACCCCTATCCCATGCAGTCAGAACGCTGACGGAAGCTGCTAGAAGTGTCGAAGAAGTCACTTCTAATCCGGCAGTCGAGGTGGACATCGTCGGCTTTGGTGATAGCTCTATTGATATGGTCGTGCGCTACTGGACCCGATCAGATCAGGCCTCTGTTCGCCGATTAAAGACGCAGATGATGCTAGTTCTGAAGAAAGCTTGTGATCAAGCAGATATCAATATTCCATATCCTATTCGTACGATCTATCACTTTGATCAGGAAAAATACAGTGATAACGCTCGCATAGAAGACGCGAATGGTCGTTCACAAACACCCACACATAAGTGA